The Pyrenophora tritici-repentis strain M4 chromosome 10, whole genome shotgun sequence genome contains a region encoding:
- a CDS encoding CrtC multi-domain protein: protein MVLGFAPLCLAGLINTLEIPSFSPAVFRQSILPSKVEIPSFAPADFPPSTRQNDGTLAGRYDVRETMAILQNVNQPGYNSWFYLAWITTVDGAKYHVTTNIGIVGAGKQGYMIAGMLGAEDLSDFSSTGTTYAEPGSGSAEFLNLVAPNQNLSSPRGSDNYTDTFLSLSYGQVAVSLNAKPTGPNVYMGGSGYITLEPLGPSDFTIVPPGYSWYWGNPHMQISGNITVKGKSLQIDPAQSFAFLERQWGQMLLTNWYAFWLYLSNGIFIHAWINQPDIHGFNQDDVAVVTIWHPNGVHEVLQADATSRAWGVSRNARNGRLYFSKFQLDLALKNTSLRMTKYAHDALFRAAEGVTMDLSEAYTQGFGTWDGEDVSLFGHVEQVSTLE from the exons ATGGTACTAGGCTTTGCTCCACTATGTCTAGCTGGTCTCATCAACACGTTAGAGATACCTTCCTTTTCACCAGCAGTTTTTCGACAATCTATTCTCCCTAGCAAAGTCGAGATACCTTCGTTCGCTCCAGCAGACTTCCCACCGAGCACAAGACAAAATGATGGA ACACTTGCTGGACGATATGACGTCCGTGAGACTATGGCAATACTCCAGAATGTGAACCAACCCGGATACAATAG CTGGTTCTACCTGGCCTGGATAACTACTGTTGATGGTGCAAAGTACCACGTCACTACCAATATCGGCATCGTCGGTGCTGGCAAACAAGGATACATGATAGCTGGAATGTTAGGCGCTGAAGACCTATCCGACTTCTCCTCGACTGGGACCACATACGCAGAACCAGGCTCAGGAAGCGCCGAATTCTTGAACCTTGTGGCACCCAACCAAAATCTTTCCAGTCCCCGAGGCTCGGACAACTACACAGACACGTTCCTCTCTCTTAGCTACGGACAGGTTGCCGTCAGCCTCAACGCTAAGCCAACGGGTCCGAACGTGTACATGGGCGGCAGCGGATACATTACACTCGAGCCCCTCGGCCCATCCGACTTCACCATCGTACCGCCTGGATACTCATGGTACTGG GGAAACCCACACATGCAAATATCCGGCAACATCACCGTCAAAGGAAAATCCCTCCAAATCGACCCCGCCCAGTCCTTTGCCTTTCTTGAGCGCCAATGGGGCCAAATGCTACTAACAAACTGGTACGCCTTCTGGCTCTACCTCTCCAACGGCATCTTCATCCACGCCTGGATCAACCAACCCGACATCCACGGCTTCAACCAAGACGATGTGGCCGTCGTCACAATCTGGCACCCAAACGGCGTCCACGAGGTCCTCCAAGCCGACGCCACGTCCCGCGCATGGGGCGTCTCGCGCAATGCCCGAAACGGGAGACTCTACTTCAGCAAGTTCCAGCTCGATCTCGCTTTGAAGAACACGTCGCTTCGGATGACCAAATATGCGCATGATGCTTTGTTTCGCGCGGCCGAGGGTGTGACGATGGATTTGTCAGAGGCGTATACGCAGGGTTTTGGCACGTGGGACGGCGAGGACGTGAGCCTGTTTGGGCATGTGGAACAAGTTTCTACGCTAGAGTAG